The Ziziphus jujuba cultivar Dongzao chromosome 7, ASM3175591v1 genome includes a region encoding these proteins:
- the LOC125420592 gene encoding patatin-like protein 1, with product MEAISDLRIKEPGYGSRITILSIDGGGVRGIIPAVILSYLEAKLQEIDGPNARLADYFDVIAGTSTGGLISAMLAAPDDQYPPRPLFDAKSIIEFYEKHCPNIFSPQHGGLLAILAALHGPKYDGKTLHEIIKHYLKGKKLHETLTNLVIPTFDIKKLQPTLFSSYQVKDNQSLDAKLSDICIATSAAPIYFPSYKFKNAGKEFNLVDGGVAANNPTFVAITEVVKQISEGNPALSNFDAKDYGPFLVLSLGTGSSSSDGYYDAGEASKWGILHWFLDGGHGSPLTECFSQASVDMIDYHISVLFKPHDYSGDNYLRIDYDKLTKEEGSMDLATQENLKNLKDVGNKLLTLPVSRKNFDTGKLEPTGDQTNQQALDSFARALSNEKKRRSDSLLKK from the exons ATGGAGGCGATCTCAGATTTAAGAATTAAGGAACCAGGATATGGATCTCGCATAACAATTCTTAGTATAGATGGAGGAGGAGTTAGAGGAATCATCCCTGCAGTTATCTTATCCTACCTTGAAGCTAAACTTCAG gAAATAGACGGTCCGAATGCAAGGCTTGCAGATTACTTCGACGTAATTGCGGGGACGAGTACTGGCGGTCTTATTTCGGCCATGTTAGCAGCACCGGACGATCAATACCCTCCGAGGCCTttatttgatgccaaaagtaTAATAGAGTTTTATGAGAAACACTGCCCTAACATTTTCTCTCCGCA acacggAGGACTTCTGGCCATTTTGgcagctctacatggaccaaaGTATGATGGAAAGACACTTCACGAGATAATAAAGCATTATTTGAAGGGGAAAAAGTTACATGAAACTTTGACAAACCTGGTTATTCCTACTTTCGATATCAAGAAACTCCAGCCCACCCTCTTTTCCTCTTATCAG GTGAAGGATAATCAAAGCTTGGATGCTAAACTTTCAGACATTTGTATTGCAACCTCTGCGGCCCCAATTTACTTTCCTtcctataaatttaaaaacgctggaaaagaattcaatctcgtCGATGGTGGTGTGGCTGCTAATAATCCG ACTTTTGTTGCCATCACTGAAGTAGTGAAACAAATTAGCGAGGGAAATCCAGCATTGTCAAACTTTGATGCCAAGGACTACGGTCCTTTTCTAGTGCTTTCACTTGGCACGGGTTCAAGCAGCAGCGATGGATACTATGATGCTGGGGAGGCTTCCAAGTGGGGGATTTTGCATTGGTTCTTAGACGGCGGTCATGGTTCTCCTCTTACAGAATGCTTCTCTCAAGCAAGTGTGGATATGATTGACTATCACATCTCCGTGCTTTTTAAGCCCCATGATTATTCTGGAGATAACTATCTCCGGATTGAC tacGATAAACTGACGAAGGAAGAAGGTAGCATGGATTTGGCTACTCAAGAAAACTTGAAAAATCTGAAGGACGTGGGCAACAAGTTGCTGACTCTACCTGTTTCACGCAAGAATTTTGATACTGGTAAACTTGAACCAACTGGAGATCAGACCAACCAGCAAGCCCTGGACAG CTTTGCAAGAGCCCTTTCCAATGAAAAGAAGCGCAGAAGCGACAGCTTGCTGAAGAAATAA